A region of Salinibacter sp. 10B DNA encodes the following proteins:
- a CDS encoding tetratricopeptide repeat protein: MSKAEDAMEEQNYDQALASVDSALAQDSANVDAYLMRAQVLRQMADSTMSVEKYKDLYARARDAEEAAIKFDPGARSEVEGQRTLTFAQQSRKGAEAFRRARQTSDTTDYRKAAVYFGGASATYPDSANVILNQAYAMLNMEQNRENGDMTGAAPVLERYIEKADAPQKNAYDILSALYLQNGQNEEAIDLLESAIDDLSQRSSYIQVGGSRGLNYTGEVQVNGSSRSVEGTTPDKVTIDSNGEVSATFQKEQEKGQLRVSLYYKGSTVADTLISTGTASLSVNLQEQAPLAQMEGRLLNAYNRAGQTEKAMQAYREQIDQNPNNATYRYNYGSLLLQSDRFDDAIEQLQKAVDLEPGNVKAQYNLGAAYSNKARNVQDSLTALNDSMSAISEAAMEENREPTAEEKERVNELDSRIKELEQQKRDLFREAIPPLERARQMADSEGSFRQDACAALVTAYVQIEQTAKAQELEQCAGLNVQQQGENGGN; this comes from the coding sequence ATGAGCAAGGCCGAAGATGCCATGGAGGAGCAAAATTATGACCAGGCCCTGGCAAGTGTCGACTCAGCCCTTGCACAGGACTCGGCCAACGTGGACGCGTACTTGATGCGGGCCCAGGTGCTCCGCCAGATGGCCGACAGCACCATGTCCGTGGAAAAGTACAAGGACTTGTACGCCCGAGCCCGGGACGCGGAGGAGGCCGCGATCAAGTTCGATCCGGGAGCCCGGAGCGAGGTTGAAGGCCAGCGTACGCTCACGTTTGCCCAGCAATCGCGGAAGGGAGCTGAAGCCTTCCGACGGGCCCGCCAGACCTCTGACACCACCGATTACCGTAAGGCCGCAGTCTACTTTGGCGGCGCGTCCGCGACGTATCCCGACTCGGCCAACGTGATTCTGAATCAGGCCTACGCAATGCTCAACATGGAGCAAAACCGGGAAAACGGCGACATGACTGGGGCCGCCCCGGTTCTGGAGCGCTACATTGAGAAGGCCGACGCTCCGCAGAAAAACGCTTACGACATTCTGAGCGCCCTGTACTTGCAGAACGGGCAAAACGAAGAGGCCATCGACCTGCTTGAGTCGGCGATTGATGACCTGTCTCAGCGGTCCAGCTATATTCAAGTTGGTGGGTCGCGAGGCCTGAATTACACCGGAGAGGTGCAGGTGAATGGATCCTCTCGTAGCGTGGAGGGAACGACGCCCGACAAGGTGACGATTGACTCGAACGGGGAGGTGTCTGCGACTTTCCAGAAGGAGCAAGAAAAAGGACAGCTTCGCGTGAGTCTTTACTACAAGGGATCGACGGTGGCTGACACCCTGATCAGTACGGGAACGGCCTCTCTGTCCGTCAACCTGCAGGAGCAAGCCCCGCTTGCTCAAATGGAAGGCCGGTTGCTCAATGCATACAACCGCGCCGGGCAGACGGAGAAGGCCATGCAGGCGTATCGGGAGCAGATTGATCAAAACCCGAACAACGCCACCTACCGGTACAATTACGGTTCGCTGCTGCTGCAGTCCGATCGCTTCGACGACGCCATTGAACAGCTTCAGAAGGCTGTGGACCTGGAGCCCGGGAACGTGAAGGCACAGTACAATCTCGGAGCCGCGTACTCCAACAAGGCGCGAAACGTTCAGGACAGCCTGACGGCCCTGAATGACTCCATGAGCGCGATCAGCGAGGCCGCCATGGAGGAAAACCGAGAGCCGACGGCGGAGGAGAAGGAGAGAGTGAATGAGCTTGACAGCAGAATCAAGGAGCTGGAGCAGCAGAAGCGCGATCTCTTCCGGGAGGCCATTCCCCCGCTGGAACGCGCCCGTCAGATGGCCGACTCGGAGGGCTCGTTTCGGCAGGACGCCTGCGCGGCGTTGGTGACTGCGTACGTGCAGATCGAACAGACGGCGAAGGCGCAGGAGCTTGAACAGTGCGCCGGCCTCAACGTCCAGCAACAAGGCGAAAATGGCGGCAACTAG
- a CDS encoding tetratricopeptide repeat protein — MAVALLSGCASGGPEVGAAETDLEEGNYEASLSSLEDALDRDSSNASAYEMKATVLRRMADSSMAPDEYIDLYRRAQAAEDSAITYRSRREDEIQETRFEVYQREVERGESAYNRANKYERESLYRRSISFFGAAGILQPDSARPVLNEAYARLRVGQRAEVIPVLEEYVDRVDTTNQEAAKILGELYMSTGAFERATELLDRATLYYPDDQELHALRLDAYNRAGNMEEALLAYREQIEQKPERARYRLHYGTLLLEAARYNDAIRELRKAVELRPEHAESQYNLGAAYYNAALAREDSITTLQEEMEAGGDAAEEASADSVLTLSQRVDSLRQRRQRFYRKAVPPLERARRLSPAGTSRQDACRALFVAYMQTQRPNKASRVEDCTGFTSAGRE, encoded by the coding sequence ATGGCTGTGGCACTGCTGTCGGGATGTGCCTCCGGCGGCCCTGAAGTGGGGGCGGCCGAGACGGATTTGGAAGAAGGCAACTATGAGGCGTCCTTGTCCAGCCTCGAAGACGCACTGGACCGCGACTCTTCGAATGCAAGTGCGTATGAAATGAAGGCCACTGTGCTTCGTCGCATGGCCGACAGCAGCATGGCTCCGGACGAATACATCGATCTGTACCGGCGGGCCCAAGCAGCCGAGGATAGTGCAATCACGTACCGATCGCGTCGCGAGGATGAAATTCAAGAGACACGGTTCGAGGTGTACCAACGTGAGGTAGAGCGGGGAGAAAGTGCGTACAATCGGGCAAATAAATACGAGCGGGAATCCCTTTATCGGCGATCTATCTCCTTCTTTGGGGCGGCCGGCATTCTTCAGCCCGATTCGGCCCGGCCCGTTTTGAATGAGGCGTATGCTCGTCTGCGGGTTGGCCAACGAGCGGAGGTCATCCCTGTACTTGAAGAGTACGTAGACCGGGTTGACACCACCAACCAGGAGGCCGCCAAGATTCTTGGCGAATTGTACATGTCGACAGGGGCCTTTGAGCGTGCCACGGAGCTTCTCGATCGGGCAACCCTCTATTACCCGGATGATCAAGAGCTTCACGCCCTCCGGCTGGATGCCTACAATCGGGCCGGCAACATGGAGGAGGCCCTTTTGGCATACCGCGAGCAGATTGAGCAGAAGCCCGAACGTGCGAGGTATCGGCTCCACTACGGGACGCTGCTGTTAGAAGCGGCCCGCTACAACGATGCGATTCGAGAACTCAGGAAAGCGGTGGAGCTTCGTCCCGAACATGCTGAGAGTCAGTACAACCTGGGCGCGGCATACTACAATGCGGCGTTGGCCCGGGAAGACAGTATCACGACACTGCAGGAGGAGATGGAGGCTGGAGGGGACGCTGCGGAGGAGGCGTCTGCGGATTCTGTGCTCACGCTATCCCAACGCGTGGACAGCCTGCGGCAGCGACGACAACGGTTTTACAGAAAAGCCGTCCCTCCCCTCGAACGGGCGCGCCGGTTGAGTCCTGCGGGGACGTCCCGGCAGGATGCCTGTCGGGCGCTCTTCGTGGCGTACATGCAGACCCAGCGTCCCAATAAGGCGTCGCGGGTTGAAGATTGTACGGGCTTTACGAGCGCGGGACGAGAATAA
- the fahA gene encoding fumarylacetoacetase, with product MTDPTTDPTFDSFLDVAPESPFPIQNLPYGVFTPPEASSPRVGVAIGDQVLDLALLTENDLFSLSAIQQERPFSKSSLNAFMALGASVWQPVRERIHTLLRADTPPLRDTPSLQTQVLHDRDAVTMHLPVDVGDYTDFYSSEHHARNVGTMFRGPENALKPNWKHLPVGYHGRASSVILSDTNVRRPCGQTRPNDDEPPVYGPSRLLDFELEMGFFTGPGNSRETPIPIDEAPEHIFGFCLVNDWSARDIQGWEYVPLGPFLGKSFATTISPWIVPMAALTPFRVPSPEQDPTPLPYLQHEGDWAFDVDLEVDLQTENMTTPATICRSNFRHMYWTVCQQLAHHTVNGCNTRPGDLMASGTLSGPTESSYGSMLELSWRGENPIELPSGESRSFLEDGDRVVMRGHAQGDGYRVGFGTAEGTILPASCE from the coding sequence ATGACGGACCCGACCACAGACCCCACGTTCGATTCCTTTCTCGACGTCGCCCCCGAAAGCCCGTTTCCCATTCAAAATCTGCCCTACGGGGTGTTCACTCCTCCGGAAGCATCGTCGCCACGGGTGGGCGTTGCAATCGGCGATCAGGTACTTGACCTAGCCCTCCTGACAGAAAACGACCTCTTTTCTCTCTCGGCCATCCAGCAGGAGCGTCCGTTCTCGAAATCGTCTCTGAACGCGTTCATGGCACTGGGGGCATCGGTGTGGCAGCCGGTGCGCGAGCGCATCCATACGTTGCTCCGCGCCGACACGCCGCCGCTCCGCGATACCCCCTCTCTCCAAACTCAGGTCTTGCACGACCGCGACGCCGTGACAATGCATCTGCCCGTGGACGTGGGGGACTACACCGACTTTTACTCCTCAGAGCACCATGCGCGGAACGTGGGCACCATGTTTCGTGGGCCTGAAAATGCGCTCAAGCCCAACTGGAAGCACCTTCCGGTAGGCTACCACGGTCGGGCCAGCAGCGTCATTTTGAGTGATACGAACGTGCGCCGCCCCTGCGGACAAACGCGCCCGAACGACGACGAGCCGCCCGTTTACGGACCAAGCCGCCTACTGGACTTCGAACTGGAAATGGGCTTCTTCACCGGTCCCGGCAACTCGCGAGAGACTCCGATCCCGATTGATGAAGCCCCGGAGCACATCTTTGGCTTTTGCCTCGTCAACGACTGGAGTGCACGCGACATTCAGGGCTGGGAATACGTGCCGCTCGGCCCTTTTCTCGGCAAGAGTTTCGCCACGACGATTTCGCCCTGGATCGTACCAATGGCGGCACTCACCCCCTTCCGTGTGCCGAGCCCCGAGCAAGACCCTACCCCTCTTCCGTATCTCCAGCACGAGGGCGACTGGGCCTTTGACGTGGACTTGGAGGTGGATCTGCAAACGGAAAATATGACCACGCCGGCGACCATCTGTCGAAGCAATTTTCGACACATGTACTGGACTGTCTGTCAGCAGCTTGCCCACCATACAGTCAACGGCTGTAACACGCGCCCGGGCGATCTCATGGCCTCCGGCACCCTCAGCGGCCCCACAGAGAGCAGTTACGGCAGCATGCTGGAGCTCTCGTGGCGCGGCGAGAATCCGATCGAGCTTCCGAGTGGAGAATCTCGCTCGTTCCTTGAGGACGGGGACCGCGTCGTGATGCGTGGACACGCTCAGGGCGACGGCTATCGGGTGGGCTTCGGAACGGCCGAGGGCACGATTCTCCCAGCCTCCTGCGAATGA
- a CDS encoding Hsp20/alpha crystallin family protein codes for MTSLSRTRSTRTLNDLQREMDRVFDRFFPSSTERDGDSSSQQAVWAPRTDLVETEDAYRIHLDVPGVSKDELKINYKDNQLTVSGERASDRTDEGEEYVRVERAFGHFYRSFTLPRTVNADNIEAAYENGVLTITVPKTEDVKPRQIEIQ; via the coding sequence ATGACGAGCTTGAGCCGCACCCGCAGCACCCGAACCCTTAACGACCTGCAGCGCGAGATGGATCGCGTGTTCGATCGTTTCTTCCCCTCCTCCACCGAGCGCGACGGCGATTCCTCGTCGCAGCAGGCCGTCTGGGCGCCCCGGACCGACCTCGTCGAAACGGAGGACGCCTACCGCATCCACCTGGACGTGCCGGGCGTGAGCAAGGACGAGTTGAAGATCAACTACAAGGACAACCAGCTCACCGTGAGTGGCGAGCGCGCCAGTGACCGCACCGACGAAGGCGAGGAATACGTCCGCGTCGAGCGTGCCTTCGGCCACTTCTACCGCTCCTTCACGCTGCCCCGCACGGTGAACGCGGACAACATTGAGGCCGCCTACGAGAACGGCGTTCTCACGATTACGGTGCCGAAGACGGAAGACGTGAAGCCGCGCCAGATCGAAATCCAGTAA
- a CDS encoding CoA pyrophosphatase, with translation MSDVPTRLREALTARLADPLPGHAAHRTMAPDLSPRRNALSVDGQDCRTAGVLVLLHPQDDEWVLVLTVRREELPDHGGQISFPGGQMESNETLDETALREAQEEVGLDPSSATLLGPLTPLYIPPSNFCVHPFLGMVDHAPVLAPTDREVGQVLRASLPRLLNPATRTVEPWTLHGQTVDVPYYDVNGHTVWGATAMMLAEALAVIRDVWTSE, from the coding sequence ATGTCCGATGTCCCTACCCGTCTTCGAGAGGCCCTGACTGCCCGTCTGGCCGACCCGCTTCCCGGCCACGCGGCGCACCGGACGATGGCCCCTGATCTTTCCCCGCGTCGGAATGCACTGTCGGTCGACGGGCAAGACTGCCGCACGGCCGGCGTCCTCGTGCTCCTGCACCCGCAGGACGACGAGTGGGTCCTCGTACTCACTGTTCGGCGCGAGGAGCTTCCCGATCACGGGGGGCAAATTTCCTTTCCCGGGGGACAGATGGAGAGCAACGAGACGCTCGACGAAACGGCCCTGCGGGAAGCGCAGGAGGAAGTGGGACTGGATCCGTCATCGGCAACCCTGCTCGGTCCACTCACCCCGCTCTATATTCCGCCGTCCAACTTCTGCGTGCACCCCTTCTTGGGCATGGTGGATCATGCCCCTGTTCTCGCCCCGACCGATCGGGAAGTGGGACAGGTGCTGCGGGCCTCGCTGCCCAGATTACTGAACCCCGCCACGCGTACCGTCGAGCCGTGGACGCTCCATGGGCAGACGGTGGACGTGCCGTACTACGACGTCAACGGACACACCGTGTGGGGGGCGACTGCCATGATGCTGGCGGAGGCACTGGCCGTGATCCGAGACGTGTGGACCTCAGAGTGA
- the otsB gene encoding trehalose-phosphatase has translation MPPVVDHPLFFLDYDGTLAPIVEDPDAAMPHPDVPALLRQLDARFPVWIVTGRDLRALSSFLDQPLNAIGLHGAQEGTVGGEVQQLMSEEAAQALRELRRSVPSINGLDIEEKDQAFAVHYRAVRDEDEALDRLSTWLDAMPAMLDAIWGKKVVEVRPEHLTKGTAVRRIAEQYPDHTPVYLGDDTTDEDAFEALQAMTRDAVTVRIGDEETQADYRLAGPDEVVEYLRQYV, from the coding sequence ATGCCTCCCGTTGTCGACCACCCGTTATTTTTCCTCGACTACGACGGCACCCTTGCACCGATCGTGGAGGACCCGGACGCGGCGATGCCACACCCGGACGTGCCGGCCCTGCTTCGCCAGCTCGACGCCCGCTTTCCGGTGTGGATCGTCACGGGGCGCGATCTTCGGGCGTTATCTTCGTTTCTCGATCAGCCGTTGAATGCGATCGGTCTTCATGGGGCACAGGAGGGGACGGTGGGGGGAGAAGTGCAACAGCTCATGTCGGAGGAGGCGGCCCAGGCGCTCCGTGAGCTCCGGCGCTCCGTCCCATCGATCAACGGGCTCGACATCGAGGAAAAAGACCAAGCCTTCGCGGTGCATTACCGGGCCGTTCGCGATGAGGACGAGGCCCTGGACCGACTCTCGACCTGGCTGGATGCGATGCCGGCGATGCTCGATGCCATTTGGGGAAAGAAGGTGGTGGAGGTGCGACCGGAACATCTTACGAAGGGGACGGCCGTGCGTCGGATTGCCGAGCAGTACCCCGACCACACGCCGGTGTACCTCGGCGACGACACGACGGACGAAGATGCGTTCGAGGCTCTTCAGGCGATGACCCGCGACGCCGTAACGGTGCGGATTGGGGACGAGGAGACGCAGGCGGACTACCGGCTCGCCGGTCCCGATGAGGTCGTCGAGTATTTGCGGCAGTACGTGTGA
- a CDS encoding trehalose-6-phosphate synthase has product MSLTVVANRVPIRQTDDGWETSVGGLTTALLPVLENQGGTWVGMGEEPDLPERQEFPADDPDFVVRRVPLSTEELDGYYYGMANQILWPLSHYLIQHLELKTEFIETYRHVNERFAEAVLEETEGGEEEVIWIQDYHQMLSPGHIRDERPNATIGHFWHIPWPAMEVFRILPWARELLRGMLGCDLIGFHVEEYVDNFIESAETLLGAEVDGNVIRYDGHETRVEAHPIGIEVDRFKEMAHDPSIEQEAQKFRERLGTDNVVIGIDRLDYTKGIHSRMLAFEQFLEENPEYHGNVSFFQIATPSRTELESYQQIRREVDEVVGRINGRFARESWVPVNYRYRTYTQYELCAFYRAADAALITPLRDGMNVVTQEFVTATQDGVLILSELTGAAYLLPEALQVNPYDQGGLADAIKVALEMPAEEKKERLKGLKQTIDKLDVHNWADNFLSALAE; this is encoded by the coding sequence TTGAGCTTAACCGTTGTTGCGAACCGCGTCCCCATTCGCCAGACCGATGATGGATGGGAAACCTCCGTCGGAGGATTGACCACGGCTCTTCTTCCCGTGCTGGAAAATCAGGGTGGGACTTGGGTCGGCATGGGCGAAGAGCCCGATCTGCCGGAGCGCCAGGAGTTTCCCGCTGATGATCCGGACTTCGTCGTCCGACGAGTGCCGTTGAGCACCGAAGAGCTGGATGGCTACTACTACGGCATGGCCAATCAGATTTTATGGCCGCTCTCGCACTATCTGATCCAGCACCTGGAGCTGAAGACGGAGTTTATCGAGACCTATCGGCACGTCAATGAGCGATTTGCCGAGGCGGTGCTCGAAGAAACGGAGGGAGGAGAGGAGGAGGTGATCTGGATTCAGGACTACCACCAGATGCTCTCCCCGGGGCACATCCGAGACGAGCGGCCCAATGCCACCATCGGCCACTTCTGGCACATCCCCTGGCCGGCGATGGAGGTGTTTCGCATTCTGCCGTGGGCGCGTGAATTGCTGCGTGGCATGCTGGGGTGCGACCTCATCGGCTTCCACGTGGAGGAATACGTGGACAACTTCATTGAGAGTGCGGAGACGCTCCTGGGGGCAGAGGTGGACGGCAACGTCATCCGCTACGACGGACATGAAACCCGCGTGGAGGCCCATCCGATCGGCATTGAGGTGGATCGGTTCAAGGAAATGGCCCATGATCCGTCCATCGAGCAGGAGGCGCAGAAATTTCGGGAGCGTCTGGGCACCGACAATGTCGTCATTGGCATCGACCGCCTCGACTACACGAAGGGCATTCACTCCCGGATGCTTGCCTTCGAGCAGTTCCTCGAAGAGAATCCGGAGTATCACGGCAACGTGAGCTTCTTTCAGATTGCCACTCCGAGCCGGACGGAACTGGAGTCGTACCAGCAGATTCGCCGGGAGGTCGACGAGGTCGTGGGGCGCATCAATGGACGCTTTGCCCGGGAAAGCTGGGTGCCCGTGAACTATCGCTACCGCACGTACACGCAGTACGAGCTTTGCGCTTTTTATCGGGCGGCGGACGCGGCGCTCATTACGCCCCTGCGCGACGGCATGAACGTCGTCACACAGGAATTTGTGACGGCTACGCAGGATGGGGTGCTAATCCTCTCAGAGCTTACGGGGGCGGCCTATCTCCTGCCCGAAGCCCTACAGGTGAATCCGTACGATCAGGGCGGCCTGGCCGACGCCATCAAGGTGGCCCTTGAAATGCCGGCCGAGGAGAAGAAAGAGCGCCTCAAGGGACTTAAGCAGACCATCGACAAGCTCGACGTACACAACTGGGCCGACAATTTCCTGTCCGCACTCGCGGAATAA
- a CDS encoding glycerophosphodiester phosphodiesterase family protein: MRLSFCYAVLCIVLVLGMSFSPTNAQSPQSPEGFDLQGHRGARGLAPENTIPAFRTALEIGVTTLEMDVVISKDGVVVVSHEPWMGEEKCRTPEGGRIEDGKGRHRIFEMTYEQIADYDCGSLTLASFPEQKGTAAPKPRLRDVIQMAEAYVAEHDRPPIFYNIETKSRSEWDGTFHPKPTVFAERVLAVVDDEGVAPRTTIQSFDPRTLEVVHEQNASVRTALLVGWSESDGLEEDLATLSFVPDIYSPNARLVDEALVAAAHDRGVQLIPWTVNEPAAMKRLLRLGVDGLITDYPDRGRDVLRQRRGDS, encoded by the coding sequence ATGCGGCTCTCGTTCTGCTACGCGGTTCTGTGTATTGTGCTCGTGCTTGGCATGTCGTTTTCGCCCACCAACGCGCAGTCCCCCCAGTCGCCCGAGGGTTTTGATTTACAGGGACACCGAGGAGCGCGAGGCTTGGCGCCGGAAAACACGATCCCAGCGTTTCGGACAGCCCTTGAGATTGGCGTGACGACGTTGGAAATGGATGTGGTGATCAGCAAGGATGGCGTCGTGGTCGTGTCGCATGAGCCCTGGATGGGCGAAGAGAAGTGTCGAACGCCGGAGGGGGGGCGAATCGAGGACGGGAAAGGGCGCCACCGAATCTTTGAGATGACCTACGAGCAGATCGCAGATTACGATTGCGGGAGTCTCACGCTGGCGTCGTTTCCCGAACAGAAAGGGACGGCCGCCCCAAAGCCCCGTCTCCGCGATGTCATTCAGATGGCGGAGGCGTACGTGGCTGAGCACGACCGGCCGCCTATCTTCTATAATATCGAGACGAAGAGCCGGTCCGAGTGGGACGGCACGTTTCATCCCAAGCCGACCGTTTTTGCCGAGCGGGTGCTAGCCGTGGTTGACGACGAGGGCGTGGCCCCTCGCACTACAATTCAGTCGTTCGATCCGCGCACGTTGGAGGTGGTGCACGAGCAAAACGCAAGCGTCCGCACGGCGCTACTGGTCGGGTGGTCGGAAAGTGACGGCCTGGAGGAGGATTTGGCGACACTCTCGTTCGTGCCCGACATCTACAGTCCAAATGCTCGCCTCGTCGACGAGGCCCTGGTCGCTGCTGCGCACGATCGGGGTGTGCAACTCATTCCGTGGACCGTAAACGAACCCGCTGCGATGAAGCGACTGCTGCGGCTTGGGGTTGACGGCCTCATTACGGACTATCCGGATCGCGGACGGGACGTGTTGCGCCAGCGGCGAGGGGATTCATAA
- a CDS encoding ParA family protein — protein MLKTIPIINNKGGVGKTTTTVNLAAGLGREGRRVLVVDLDSQGSASLALGVDREDLEPSTASVLFGEKAPSDVIQGTATRNVDVLSGSLRLADADTKLSSVDGRENRLTQSLAGIEEDYDTILIDCAPSTSLLTVNALVAADAFIIPVSPSYLSLEGVVSLGEVVKNVRMSLGEAAPVLGVLITMVQRDDEQTRAIIDEVRGHYGGKVFDIEIQQDAAIEEAPTHGQSVFDYAPGSQGAEEYQMLVEEVLDRLDRYGSVYDTVRKKQARRT, from the coding sequence ATGCTCAAAACCATTCCAATCATCAATAACAAGGGGGGCGTTGGGAAGACCACGACCACCGTCAATTTGGCGGCCGGTCTTGGCCGTGAGGGTCGCCGCGTACTCGTTGTCGATCTTGACAGTCAAGGATCCGCGTCGCTTGCGCTCGGGGTTGATCGGGAAGACCTTGAGCCCTCAACCGCGTCCGTACTGTTTGGGGAAAAGGCGCCGTCGGACGTGATTCAAGGGACCGCTACGAGGAATGTCGATGTCCTCTCGGGGTCGCTCCGTCTCGCCGATGCCGATACGAAACTCTCCTCGGTCGACGGGCGCGAAAATCGGCTCACCCAGTCCCTTGCGGGCATTGAGGAGGACTACGATACCATCCTGATCGACTGTGCGCCGTCCACGTCTCTGCTTACGGTCAACGCGCTCGTGGCCGCCGATGCTTTCATCATTCCGGTGTCGCCGTCATACCTCTCGCTGGAGGGCGTCGTAAGTCTCGGAGAAGTGGTAAAGAACGTACGGATGAGCTTGGGAGAGGCCGCTCCGGTGCTTGGGGTCCTCATTACCATGGTGCAACGCGATGACGAGCAGACGCGTGCGATCATCGACGAGGTTCGCGGTCATTATGGTGGGAAGGTGTTCGATATTGAGATTCAGCAGGATGCTGCGATCGAAGAAGCACCGACCCACGGCCAGTCCGTGTTTGACTATGCGCCCGGTTCGCAGGGAGCGGAAGAGTACCAGATGCTTGTTGAAGAGGTGCTCGATCGACTCGATCGCTACGGGTCGGTGTACGACACAGTTCGGAAGAAGCAGGCCCGCCGGACGTAA
- a CDS encoding RNA 2'-phosphotransferase, with product MDDRLTQSSKFLSYVLRHNPDALNLDLDPGGWADVETLIEQARAEGRSLSRSRIKHLIAAGEKTRFTLSDDESKIRANYGHSIAVDLDLTPTAPPPELYHGTAEAALPSIRSEGLHPQSRQYVHLSPTPEEAESVGRRHGTPVVLRIKAPALSEAGFTLYRSTETVWLTRHVPARFLQVPG from the coding sequence ATGGACGACCGACTGACCCAGAGCAGCAAATTCCTGAGCTACGTCCTCCGGCACAACCCCGACGCCCTCAACCTGGACCTCGACCCGGGCGGATGGGCCGACGTAGAGACCCTCATTGAACAGGCTCGGGCAGAAGGACGCTCCCTGAGCCGGTCCCGCATCAAACACCTGATTGCGGCGGGCGAGAAAACCCGGTTCACTCTCAGTGACGACGAATCGAAGATCCGCGCCAACTACGGACATTCGATTGCGGTGGACCTCGACCTGACGCCCACTGCTCCGCCTCCTGAACTGTATCACGGCACTGCCGAGGCCGCCCTCCCCTCCATTCGCTCAGAGGGCCTGCACCCCCAGTCCCGGCAGTACGTACACCTATCTCCAACCCCAGAGGAAGCCGAATCGGTGGGCCGGCGGCATGGCACGCCCGTGGTCCTCAGGATCAAAGCCCCTGCCCTTTCTGAGGCCGGCTTCACACTCTACCGCTCGACCGAGACGGTGTGGCTCACGCGACACGTGCCGGCTCGATTCCTTCAGGTCCCGGGATAA
- a CDS encoding DUF2237 domain-containing protein: MQVQEPKNVLGDPLEPCSQEPTTGFYRTGRCETGPEDTGQHVVCAEMTEAFLRFTKAQGNDLSTPRPEWNFPGLEPGDRWCLCAARWQEALEAGVAPPVLLSATHESALQVLAREDLEAHAVDASSS; encoded by the coding sequence ATGCAAGTACAGGAGCCGAAGAACGTTCTGGGAGATCCCCTCGAACCGTGCTCACAAGAACCTACGACCGGGTTTTACCGGACGGGACGTTGTGAGACGGGACCGGAGGACACCGGGCAGCACGTGGTCTGTGCGGAGATGACGGAGGCCTTCCTTCGCTTTACGAAAGCGCAGGGGAACGATTTGAGCACGCCCCGACCGGAGTGGAATTTTCCCGGACTGGAGCCGGGCGACCGGTGGTGCCTCTGCGCGGCTCGCTGGCAAGAGGCGTTGGAGGCGGGCGTGGCTCCTCCCGTTCTTCTTTCGGCAACGCACGAGAGCGCGCTCCAGGTGCTCGCGCGGGAGGATTTGGAGGCACACGCCGTCGATGCTTCCTCCTCATAA